ACCATTGCCCATCTCCAGCAACAATATTGGGAGCTGACGGACAAACTCGTGCAGCTGCGTCAAACCGCTACGGCCCTCGAAGGCTTACTTGGATGCGACGAACCTTCTCAACCCGTCCGCGATCGCGCCTTGGCCCGTCTACGCGAGCTTGAAGTGCAAGCCGACGAACTCGGCTCGGCCAGGATTTGGGACGAGTTTGATGCGGCGACGGGCGCACACCCTGAAGACTTTCATGCGGCTCTCCAGCAGCTACTCCCCGACCTCCAGGAGCGGCCTGAAATTGAAGTCGATCTTCTCAGGGAACTGGTCCTAGCCTGTGGCGATACGAGTTTGGTGTCCTTCGTGCGACTCAGCCCGGACGCGATCGCCGCTGCCCGCACCGCCCTCAAACAAGGAAATCTCGTCATCGGCGACATTCCCACCGTCGCTGCCGCCTTCGATCGCGCGCGCCTGGCCCACCTCGGCTGTTCGGTGCAAACGCTCCTCGACGATCCCCACATCACCAGCGCAGGGGATGCAGAGCAGCAATTTTGGCAGCAACAAAAGTGGCGCGATCGCTTGGCGAGCTTGCCAGCAGGCTGTGTCCTAGCGATCGGGTATTCCCCTTCGGTC
This genomic stretch from Rubidibacter lacunae KORDI 51-2 harbors:
- a CDS encoding precorrin-8X methylmutase, whose amino-acid sequence is MSRLEGRRMQQGDLITIKELTQTVGGGVTPRMVRHYHQLGLLAPPRRSRGNYRLYGEADIRQLARIVALKQQGFQLNHIRQLLRGTPSTEMGGTIAHLQQQYWELTDKLVQLRQTATALEGLLGCDEPSQPVRDRALARLRELEVQADELGSARIWDEFDAATGAHPEDFHAALQQLLPDLQERPEIEVDLLRELVLACGDTSLVSFVRLSPDAIAAARTALKQGNLVIGDIPTVAAAFDRARLAHLGCSVQTLLDDPHITSAGDAEQQFWQQQKWRDRLASLPAGCVLAIGYSPSVLMAVCEAIAANEIAPALAIGMPIGFGHAPATKRRLQRTGIPFVTISGTQGGGLLAAVTLNALAASLIEKPNCHCYLRHQNGSVAAEKA